In one window of Anthonomus grandis grandis chromosome 11, icAntGran1.3, whole genome shotgun sequence DNA:
- the LOC126742526 gene encoding protocadherin-like wing polarity protein stan isoform X2, producing the protein MSKSSTLMVESARYLYIFLLCFFLPGWSTSYLLIVDDTSLPGDIIFNASVFRLGSERTYAINQKRSAPFVSSLIHVDPKTGRVSLIESLQCTGIYYPTLFTVHIDSTSRSIRDIDYYSLPLRIFITGKDCTNDHAQEDLEYLEEFGNRERRSHRADNDWNPFAHIHPNVRDKLNEARQWVSETYASFAIPTAGKWKKICLRQSQFINSIINFMPLTILQHCKVKFHYVSDDRFEIEHSQGDLVASKDVCIVEPMWKVSILFTSECKGVNLLNSEHRLKIVYHHQQFNDTDIAKRIRRELRNQSPFFEQHLYVASVLEECEAPVIVTTVKARDPENSPITYSMTSLLDSRTQSMFDIDPKTGVVSTKVQLDRELVDVHYFRVTALDDSFPPRSGTTMLQINVQDANDHSPVFEMNEYDASIRESVSVGTTVITLKATDQDIGKNAEVEYYIQSVNGGGLSSEEEDNQAFKIDSKTGVITTRSLLDRETTEVYTLIVGATDLANPATTRRSSSATVVISILDDNDNYPQFSERTYSVSLNEDINYTENPVVAHIKATDSDQGINAAIRYAIISGNTQSQFAIDSLSGDVTLVKPLDYENLRNYRLVIRAQDGGSPARSNTTQLLINVKDVNDNAPRFYTSLFQESVLENVPTGYSIVKVQAYDADEGSNAEIKYTISPRDATGGTTEDLPLAVDSSSGWIYTTKELDREEQSKFMFQVIAADQGVPPQSASASVIISVQDINDNDPVFEPKIYEATVAEDDPPGTPVTTITATDADEDNKLHYEITNGNTRGRFAITSQNGRGLITVAQPLDYKQEKRYILTVTASDSGSRTDTATIYVNVSDANNFAPVFENAPYSSSVYEDAIVGTTVLVVSATDNDVGLNAQITYTLGEDSTSDSTFTINPQTGAIITMKPLDRETTPGYLLTVTARDGGNPPMSDTTDVEISVTDVNDNYPQFKQPAYSGTVSEDALVGTSVVQVAATDADVGLNGRIRYTLSEKDQEDGSFVIDPASGVIRTNKGLDRESVSFYELEAYAIDRGSPTLSSSVPVTIRIEDINDSPPAFASDKIVLYIPENSPIGSTVGEIYAKDPDEGVNAIVQYSIIGGEDAQSFSLVTRPGSDKAELLTMTELDYETSKKKYDIVVRAASPPLRSDAHVEIIVTDVNDNAPALKDFYVIFNNFKDCFPTGPIGKVPAFDADVSDKLHFKILSGNNANLVALNESTGQLVLSPQLNTNVPKLASMEVSVNDGVNEVKAVMQLSVRLITQEILHNSITIRLNQMTQVAFLSPLLNFFIDALAAIIPCPKENIFLFSIQDDTDVTSKILNVSLSVRRPDTPKEEFYSPQFLQERVYLNRGILARLSTVQILPFDDNLCVREPCLNYEECLTVLKFGNASSFIHSDTVLFRPIYPVTTFTCQCPKGFTGSREHYLCDTEVNLCYSSPCKNDGVCKVKEGGYTCVCPGNFTGDNCEMKINEDTCKPTTCQNDYSCIPKQGKNGGFVCEDCSFGMEKEHYTATCQLKSRSFSKSSFLTFPSLKQRHRLHLKLKFATQDRNGLLLYNGRYNELHDFIALEVVHGNVQFSFSLGSSATKVIASIPGGVSDGKWHSVTVNYFNKTATLSIDDCDAQLALKHGRTLGGKWACASFVEHTLEARCASLTETCHRFLDLTGPLQLGGLPSLSEKFQTQNFHFAGCISDLQVDHKFVDLNSFVTDNGTTIGCPEKRSFCSTAPCKNGGTCIEGWGVFKCLCPDTYGGRDCTEKIGLPWHFAGDGTLSFNPLLRPIQLPWLNALSIRTMQEDSFLMSIQVGQNSSAVMLLHKGYLMYVYNGEALSLNSMYLSDGEWHHVEVSWIGTEIHFAIDHGEYQAVMPFSEKIQGLYVGKILIGGPDNTYTSLNAGYNYLDGCIQDVRIGNQQTTLTRPTVKENVEEGCYSLMECQNQCPNEAQCTVTWGKSQCDCNEGYVGALCVPVCSVSPCENGAACESNLLDPRGYQCKCNSSEYSGDYCEVKQTQPCPASWWGYPVCGPCECDVKAGYNPDCDKKTGKCHCRENHYQPKGSNECIPCDCYSVGSFSSQCDHETGSCRCREGVIGQKCDSCPNSYAEVTLKGCEVIYDGCPRSSANSIWWARTLFGQEAIESCPKGAHGKASRKCDNELGGWQEPDMFNCTSERFLELREQLAKIEIGELSLNTFVAIKLAHDLKKATNATRELYGADVLISYDLIKELLNYESRVHGLNLTHSQDKDYISNVVHSINIILDTKYAGHWERIKELTGEGVENLVSFLEKYINILLESQHDTYTSPFEIVSPNMVLGLDIVTPESLYGYEPEMGLPSLPNGQSYTTESIILPDTSQFLQENKISQVQGPLVGFPKYNNYLLDKSKFDKNSRVHIPLGLLGINPLDNGEVLTKHSLPGDGAIVSYIQYRQAGNLLPKRYDESVLRRWGVDITIGSPLMSIGVLVPEYVDAIEPSNEHDLSHIKLPEIIMPDDKWTKKIFVEPEVKIHENDPQYLRSRTRRDRNLRKKLLYKSLSGIPLKQSIRLQLWLNSSDTVFNERSNPQCVHWSTARGIGEWSRVGCRTELDDNWYNFDENCIIINCSCNHLTTFAVLVDIVDLEYIPEPSLLEDLSSYSCFSVSLPLLLGTYLILALIRGLQTNSNTIRKNLVLCVFLAELLYFVALKARKHMVSVEFSCKLVAIGLHYLWLASFSWMLVDAIHLYRMLTEMRDINHGPMRFYYSLGYVGPAVIVALAVGVRAHQYGNYYFCWVSLYESVIWSLVGPTCLLVFVNLCILLLSIRAAFTIQDHVLGFGNLRTLLWVSVIALPLLGITWVLALLAGSERHPLLMPFLSLAVLVHAAFSLAGYCFANSRVRQNLLRTFMRCMGKKVPLLDTHSVAGVPSTSSQNIAAQSRSALAYHSGLDPTRRNIGISTSSTTSRSTTKTSSSPYRSDTQLRHTSTSTSNYNSNSDVPSYLRGFEHEERRTRRRDRGGDGDVAEGRERGDSDSDSDSEGRSLDLASSHSSDDDESSTRRHHGRSHISRQGYLPNITEHVVSRCGTPPSLNVVTNSQLFPAVQPTYGSRWASQLPESYLPNTHVPEVGRWSAETGSDNEFLNKTNSPNPLPNPDVTPETCLRTIESEQYMVQAHYNNHYNTNFKGDYMPKIMPHDNLNYQEYDRCSEIEEKHHNMNDKYLFPYTAEEDHMLPPHNYLPHTMPPSQPGSRLMSPVNNDINNMEYHGSTVGSRIASRIGSTLGSVHGSVCGSLRESPSPLMPPVSMSYSGMPPEPTSWCWEYTVNK; encoded by the exons ATGTCCAAATCATCTACGCTCATGGTTGAAAGTGCCAGAtacctgtatatatttttgttatgtttcttTCTGCCCGGGTGGAGTACCTCCTATCTCCTAATAGTAGATGACACCTCTCTGCCAGGCGATATCATATTTAACGCGTCAGTATTTCGATTAGGTTCTGAGAGAACTTATGCCATTAACCAAAAAAGATCTGCACCTTTTGTATCGTCTCTTATACATGTAGACCCGAAAACTGGGCGAGTATCTTTGATAGAAAGTTTACAATGCACCGGGATATATTACCCGACTCTTTTTACTGTCCATATTGACTCTACTTCGCGTAGTATTAGAGATATAGATTACTATAGCTTACCTTTAAGGATCTTTATCACTGGAAAAGACTGTACTAACGACCATGCTCAAGAAGATCTCGAATATTTAGAGGAGTTTGGTAATAGGGAAAGGCGGAGCCATAGAGCTGATAATGACTGGAATCCTTTTGCACATATCCATCCTAACGTTAGAGATAAGTTAAACGAGGCGAGACAATGGGTGTCGGAGACGTACGCTTCTTTTGCTATCCCAACCGCCGGAAAATGGAAGAAGATCTGTTTGAGACAATctcaatttattaattctatcaTAAACTTCATGCCTTTGACCATTCTACAGCATTGCAAAGTGAAGTTTCATTACGTTAGTGACGATAGATTTGAAATAGAGCATAGTCAAGGGGATTTGGTGGCCAGCAAAGATGTTTGCATCGTAGAACCTATGTGGAAAGTCTCCATTTTGTTCACTTCAGAATGTAAAGGTGTCAACCTGCTTAATTCTGAGCACCGTTTGAAGATCGTTTATCATCATCAGCAATTTAACGACACAGATATAGCTAAAAGGATCAGAAGAGAGCTCAGAAACCAGTCTCCATTCTTTGAGCAACATCTTTACGTCGCAAGCGTTCTGGAGGAATGTGAAGCACCAGTTATAGTAACCACTGTGAAAGCCAGAGATCCTGAGAATAGCCCCATCACTTACTCTATGACTAGTTTACTTGACTCTAGAACTCAAAGTATGTTTGACATAGACCCAAAAACAGGGGTGGTGTCAACTAAAGTCCAACTTGACAGAGAGCTTGTTGACGTTCACTACTTTAGAGTGACCGCTCTAGATGACAGTTTTCCTCCAAGGTCTGGTACCACTATGCTCCAAATTAATGTCCAAGATGCCAATGACCATTCGCCAGTCTTCGAAATGAATGAATACGACGCGAGCATTAGAGAAAGTGTTAGTGTTGGCACTACTGTGATAACCCTTAAGGCCACCGACCAGGATATTGGCAAAAATGCTGAGGTAGAGTATTATATTCAAAGCGTAAATGGTGGTGGCTTATCAAGTGAAGAAGAAGATAACCAAGCATTCAAGATCGACTCTAAAACTGGAGTCATAACCACTAGAAGCCTTTTAGATAGGGAAACCACTGAAGTGTATACTCTGATTGTTGGTGCCACTGATCTAGCTAATCCGGCAACAACTAGAAGATCCTCGTCAGCTACTGTGGTTATCAGCATTTTAGACGACAACGATAATTATCCGCAATTTTCTGAAAGAACTTACTCAGTTTCTTTAAACGAAGACATAAACTATACTGAGAACCCTGTGGTAGCTCATATCAAAGCCACTGATAGCGATCAAGGAATCAACGCTGCCATTCGATATGCAATCATCAGTGGTAACACGCAATCACAATTTGCTATAGATAGTTTAAGTGGGGACGTCACGTTAGTAAAACCTCTGGACTACGAAAATTTACGAAACTATCGACTGGTTATAAGAGCGCAAGACGGTGGTAGCCCCGCTAGATCTAACACCACTCAACTCCTAATTAACGTCAAGGATGTTAACGATAATGCTCCACGTTTTTACACATCTCTCTTTCAAGAAAGCGTCTTGGAAAACGTTCCAACTGGTTACAGCATAGTAAAAGTGCAAGCCTACGATGCTGATGAAGGTTCCAATGCAGAAATCAAGTACACAATATCTCCGAGAGACGCAACTGGCGGTACAACCGAAGATTTGCCTTTAGCAGTAGATTCAAGTTCAGGATGGATCTACACTACCAAAGAACTCGATCGCGAAGAACAATCGAAGTTTATGTTTCAAGTAATTGCAGCTGATCAGGGGGTTCCTCCGCAGTCCGCTAGTGCAAGTGTGATAATCAGCGTCCAAGATATTAACGATAACGATCCGGTTTTTGAACCTAAGATCTATGAGGCTACGGTAGCTGAAGACGACCCACCAGGCACACCAGTTACCACCATTACAGCAACAGACGCTGACGAAGACAATAAGCTGCATTATGAAATTACCAATGGAAACACCAGAGGTAGGTTCGCCATCACTTCACAAAACGGAAGAGGATTAATTACTGTCGCGCAACCACTGGATTATAAGCAAGAAAAACGATATATATTGACTGTGACAGCATCGGACTCTGGCAGTCGTACAGACACCGCAACTATATACGTAAATGTGTCTGACGCTAATAACTTTGCACCAGTTTTCGAAAATGCCCCATATTCATCTAGTGTTTATGAAGATGCAATTGTTGGTACCACTGTGCTGGTTGTCAGTGCCACAGATAACGATGTGGGGTTAAACGCGCAAATAACATATACACTTGGGGAGGATAGTACCTCAGATTCGACTTTTACAATTAATCCACAAACGGGAGCGATAATAACCATGAAACCATTGGATCGAGAGACTACCCCTGGGTACTTGCTGACTGTTACAGCTAGAGATGGAGGAAACCCTCCTATGTCAGATACTACTGATGTCGAAATATCTGTGACTGATGTTAATGACAACTATCCGCAGTTTAAACAGCCTGCTTATTCAGGAACTGTATCTGAAGATGCTTTGGTTGGTACTTCAGTAGTTCAAGTGGCTGCCACTGATGCAGATGTTGGCTTGAACGGGAGGATCCGATACACTTTAAGCGAGAAAGATCAAGAAGATGGTTCCTTTGTTATTGATCCGGCTAGTGGGGTTATAAGAACTAATAAAGGATTGGATCGAGAATCTGTGTCATTTTATGAACTAGAGGCCTATGCTATTGATAGAGGTTCTCCCACACTAAGCAGCTCTGTTCCAGTTACTATACGGATAGAGGATATTAATGATTCACCTCCAGCATTTGCCTCGGATAAGATCGTGCTTTACATACCTGAGAATAGTCCCATAGGTTCTACAGTAGGAGAGATCTACGCCAAAGATCCTGATGAGGGTGTTAATGCTATTGTTCAATATTCGATCATCGGTGGTGAGGACGCACAAAGTTTTTCTTTGGTAACCAGACCAGGATCAGATAAAGCAGAACTGTTAACCATGACTGAACTGGACTATGAAACCTCTAAAAAGAAGTATGATATTGTTGTCAGAGCTGCTAGTCCTCCACTAAGAAGTGATGCTCATGTAGAAATTATCGTTACAGATGTAAATGACAATGCGCCAGCTTTAAAAGACTTTTACGTaatctttaacaattttaaagattGTTTTCCCACAGGACCTATAGGGAAGGTGCCAGCGTTTGATGCAGACGTCTCTGATAAGCttcattttaaaatcttatcgGGTAACAACGCCAATTTAGTTGCACTAAATGAATCGACTGGGCAGTTGGTTTTGTCTCCACAACTGAACACAAACGTTCCTAAACTGGCTTCCATGGAAGTTTCCGTGAACGATGGGGTAAATGAAGTTAAAGCCGTGATGCAACTGAGCGTTAGACTGATTACCCAAGAGATTCTTCACAATTCGATTACCATAAGGCTTAATCAAATGACCCAAGTGGCCTTTTTATCTCCTTTGTTAAACTTCTTTATCGATGCTTTAGCTGCCATAATTCCATGCCCAAAGGAGAATATTTTCCTGTTCAGCATACAAGATGACACAGACGTGACCTCAAAGATTCTTAACGTTAGTCTTTCAGTTCGGAGACCTGACACACCTAAAGAAGAATTTTACTCCCCACAGTTTCTTCAGGAGCGAGTTTACTTGAACAGGGGCATCCTGGCGCGGTTATCCACTGTACAAATCCTACCCTTTGATGACAACTTATGTGTAAGGGAACCCTGCTTGAATTACGAAGAATGCCTTACTGTCCTTAAGTTTGGTAACGCCTCAAGTTTCATACACAGCGACACAGTTTTATTCAGACCTATATATCCAGTAACAACCTTTACCTGTCAATGCCCCAAAGGCTTCACAGGTTCACGGGAACATTATCTATGCGATACCGAAGTAAACTTGTGCTATTCATCGCCCTGTAAGAACGATGGCGTGTGCAAAGTAAAAGAAGGCGGTTATACTTGCGTGTGCCCAGGCAATTTTACCGGAGATAATTGCGAAATGAAAATAAACGAAGACACATGCAAACCGACTACGTGCCAAAATGATTACAGTTGCATTCCGAAGCAGGGAAAGAATGGGGGGTTCGTTTGTGAGGATTGTTCTTTTGGAATGGAGAAAGAGCATTACACGGCGACCTGTCAGCTGAAAAGCAGAAGTTTTTCCAAGTCGTCGTTCTTAACTTTCCCCAGTTTGAAGCAGAGGCACCGTTTGCATCTAAAACTGAAATTTGCCACTCAAGATCGTAACGGTTTGCTGTTGTACAATGGAAGATATAATGAGCTGCATGACTTTATTGCTTTGGAAGTGGTGCATGGAAATGTGCAATTCTCGTTTTCTTTAGGTAGTTCTGCTACAAAAGTCATCGCCTCCATACCTGGTGGGGTCTCTGATGGCAAGTGGCATAGTGTAACcgtaaactattttaataaaacagcaACTTTGTCCATTGACGACTGTGACGCTCAGTTAGCCTTGAAACATGGAAGAACTTTGGGCGGAAAGTGGGCTTGCGCTAGCTTTGTGGAACACACTTTAGAAGCACGTTGTGCCTCCTTGACTGAGACTTGCCACAGATTTCTTGACCTCACCGGCCCTTTGCAACTGGGAGGGCTGCCATCattatcggaaaaatttcaaaccCAAAATTTCCACTTTGCGGGATGCATATCGGATTTACAAGTGGATCATAAGTTTGTTGATTTGAACTCTTTTGTCACTGATAATGGAACGACCATTGGTTGTCCGGAGAAACGCTCATTTTGTTCTACTGCTCCCTGTAAAAACGGTGGCACTTGCATTGAAGGCTGGGGAGTATTTAAGTGCCTTTGTCCAGATACATATGGAGGTCGGGATTGTACTGAAAAAATTGGACTTCCTTGGCACTTTGCTGGGGATGGAACGTTGTCTTTCAACCCTTTGCTGCGCCCTATACAATTGCCTTGGCTAAACGCCCTCTCTATAAGGACCATGCAGGAGGATTCATTTCTGATGTCCATCCAAGTGGGGCAAAACAGTTCTGCCGTGATGCTATTGCATAAAGgatatttaatgtatgtttatAATGGGGAGGCTTTGAGTTTAAACTCAATGTATTTAAGCGACGGAGAATGGCATCATGTAGAAGTATCTTGGATCGGCACTGAAATACATTTCGCTATAGACCATGGGGAGTATCAGGCTGTAATGCCTTTCTCTGAAAAGATCCAGGGACTCTATGTTGGTAAAATACTTATTGGGGGGCCAGACAATACTTATACCAGTCTAAACGCTGGCTATAACTATTTGGATGGGTGTATTCAGGATGTAAGGATCGGGAATCAGCAAACGACACTAACAAGGCCTACGGTTAAGGAAAACGTGGAAGAAGGTTGTTATTCCTTAATGGAATGCCAAAATCAATGTCCTAACGAAGCCCAGTGCACGGTTACATGGGGCAAGTCTCAATGTGACTGTAACGAAGGATACGTCGGAGCCCTGTGTGTACCAGTATGCTCAGTAAGTCCATGCGAAAATGGTGCCGCCTGCGAATCCAACCTCCTGGATCCAAGGGGGTACCAATGCAAATGCAACTCAAGCGAATACTCAGGGGACTATTGCGAAGTTAAGCAGACACAACCCTGTCCAGCCAGCTGGTGGGGCTATCCGGTGTGCGGTCCATGCGAATGCGACGTCAAAGCGGGATATAATCCAGATTGTGATAAGAAAACCGGGAAGTGTCACTGCAGAGAAAACCATTATCAACCGAAAGGGTCGAACGAGTGCATTCCGTGCGATTGTTACTCAGTGGGGTCGTTCAGTAGCCAATGCGATCATGAGACTGGAAGTTGTCGATGCAGGGAGGGCGTAATTGGACAAAAGTGCGATTCCTGTCCGAATTCGTATGCTGAAGTTACACTGAAGGGATGTGAAG TTATTTACGATGGTTGTCCAAGGTCCTCAGCAAATTCAATATGGTGGGCAAGAACGCTTTTTGGACAGGAAGCAATAGAAAGCTGCCCCAAAGGTGCCCACGGAAAAGCTTCTAGAAAATGTGATAACGAGTTAGGGGGATGGCAGGAGCCGGATATGTTCAATTGTACTTCCGAACGGTTTTTGGAACTGCGAGAACAA CTTGCGAAAATCGAAATTGGGGAGCTGTCACTGAACACTTTTGTCGCCATTAAGCTGGCTCACGATTTAAAAAAGGCGACTAATGCAACTAGGGAGCTTTACGGGGCCGACGTATTGATTTCTTATGATTTGATTAAGGAACTGTTAAATTATGAATCTAGGGTGCACGGCCTCAATTTGACCCATAGCCAAGATAAGGATTATATCAGCAATGTGGTGCATTCGATTAATATTATCTTGGACACCAAGTATGCTGGTCATTGGGAGAGGATTAAGGAGCTTACGGGAGAAGGCGTGGAAAATTTAGTGAGCTTTTTGGAGaaatatatcaatatcttgTTGGAGAGCCAGCACGATACCTATACTAGCCCGTTTGAAATTGTTTCACCTAATATGG ttctaGGATTAGATATTGTTACCCCAGAGTCTCTTTACGGGTACGAACCAGAAATGGGCCTTCCAAGTTTGCCCAATGGACAATCATACACTACTGAAAGCATCATTCTACCGGACACCTCTCAAtttttgcaagaaaataaaatatcccaAGTGCAAGGCCCTCTTGTGGGCTTTCCCAAGTACAACAATTACCTCCTGGACAAATcgaaattcgataaaaattccAGGGTGCATATACCCTTAGGTCTTCTAGGAATAAACCCCTTGGATAACGGAGAGGTTTTAACAAAGCACAGTTTACCAGGAGATGGCGCTATAGTCAGCTACATCCAGTACAGACAAGCCGGAAACCTCTTACCCAAAAGATACGATGAATCAGTTTTAAGAAGATGGGGTGTGGATATAACGATCGGATCACCGTTAATGTCCATCGGTGTCCTGGTGCCGGAATACGTAGACGCTATTGAGCCATCTAACGAGCACGATCTAAGCCATATAAAACTGCCGGAGATCATTATGCCGGACGATAAGTGGACTAAAAAGATTTTCGTCGAACCGGAGGTGAAGATTCATGAAAACGATCCGCAGTATTTGAGATCGAGGACCAGGAGAGACAGGAATCTGAGGAAAAAGCTGTTGTATAAGAGTTTATCCGGGATTCCACTAAAACAGTCTATTCGGTTGCAGTTGTGGCTGAATTCTAGCGATACGGTATTTAATGAGAGATCGAATCCGCAGTGCGTTCATTGGTCTACAGCCAGAGG AATTGGAGAATGGTCACGAGTGGGTTGCCGCACAGAATTAGACGATAACTGGTATAACTTTGACGAAAACTGCATCATTATCAATTGCAGTTGCAATCACTTGACAACGTTCGCTGTATTAGTTGATATTGTGGACTTAGAG TATATTCCGGAACCGTCGCTTCTCGAAGATCTCTCGAGCTACAGTTGCTTCTCCGTCTCGCTGCCTTTACTCTTAGGAACTTACCTGATTTTGGCACTTATACGGGGACTTCAAACAAATTCGAACACAATCAGAAAGAATTTGGTTTTGTGCGTTTTTTTGGCGGAATTACTATATTTCGTGGCCCTAAAGGCTCGCAAACACATGGTCTCCGTTGAA TTTTCGTGTAAATTAGTGGCCATAGGGCTACACTACCTTTGGCTGGCCTCGTTTTCCTGGATGCTGGTAGACGCTATTCACTTGTACAGGATGCTAACTGAAATGAGAGACATCAACCACGGCCCAATGCGGTTTTATTATAGCTTGGGATATGTCGGACCTGCTGTAATTGTTGCTTTGGCTGTTGGCGTTAGGGCCCATCAGTAtggaaattattattt CTGTTGGGTTTCCCTTTACGAAAGCGTCATCTGGAGTCTGGTAGGGCCAACTTGCCTCCTAGTCTTCGTCAACCTCTGCATTCTGCTGTTATCAATAAGGGCCGCCTTCACCATCCAAGACCACGTGCTGGGCTTCGGAAATCTTCG caCACTGCTATGGGTCTCCGTAATAGCCTTGCCGCTGTTAGGAATAACGTGGGTGCTAGCCTTGCTGGCAGGGTCAGAACGTCACCCGTTACTAATGCCATTCTTGTCGTTGGCCGTCTTGGTGCATGCCGCCTTCTCGTTGGCTGGATACTGTTTTGCTAATAGCCGAGTACGGCAGAACCTCTTGAGAACCTTTATGAGATGTATGGGTAAAAAAGTGCCTTTATTGGATACACATTCGGTCGCAGGGGTGCCCAGTACCAGCAGTCAAAATATAGCCGCGCAATCCCGCAGCGCTTTGGCGTACCATTCCGGTTTGGATCCTACCAGAAGGAATATAGGGATTTCTACGTCTAGTACCACCTCTAGGTCGACTACGAAGACTAGTTCTAGTCCTTATAGGAGCGACACTCAACTTAGACACACGTCTACGTCCACGTCGAATTATAACTCGAACAGCGACGTGCCTTCTTATTTGAGAGGGTTTGAACACGAGGAGAGGAGAACTAGGAGGAGGGACAGGGGCGGAGATGGAGATGTGGCAgaag GACGGGAACGTGGCGACAGCGATTCAGATAGTGACAGCGAAGGACGAAGTCTAGACCTGGCCTCGAGCCATTCCAGTGACGATGATGAATCGAGCACCAGAAGACACCATGGCAGAAGCCATATTTCCAG gcaagGTTATCTTCCCAATATAACTGAACACGTGGTGTCTAGATGCGGAACGCCGCCATCTTTAAACGTGGTGACCAATTCTCAGTTATTTCCTGCGGTACAGCCGACTTATGGGTCTAGATGGGCCAGTCAGCTGCCGGAGTCGTACCTTCCAAATACTCATG ttcctGAAGTAGGCCGCTGGTCAGCCGAAACGGGTTCCGACAACGAATTTTTGAACAAAACCAACTCGCCTAACCCGCTGCCCAATCCGGACGTCACCCCCGAGACTTGTCTGCGTACCATCGAGTCCGAACAGTACATGGTACAGGCCCACTATAATAATCATTACAACACGAATTTTAAAGGAGACTACATGCCCAAAATTATGCCCCACGATAACTTGAATTATCAGGAGTACGATCGGTGTTCTGAGATCGAAGAGAAACACCATAATATGAACGATAAATATTTGTTTCCTTATACTG CTGAAGAAGATCATATGTTGCCTCCACACAACTATTTGCCCCATACTATGCCCCCTTCTCAACCGGGAAGTCGCCTCATGTCTCCTGTTAACAACGATATCAATAATATGGAATATCACGGATCTACCGTCGGTTCTAGGATAGCATCTAGAATAG GTTCGACCCTTGGTTCGGTACATGGTTCTGTATGCGGGAGCCTCAGAGAGTCACCGTCGCCCCTAATGCCTCCCGTTTCTATGAGTTATTCGGGAATGCCTCCGGAGCCAACTTC ATGGTGTTGGGAATATACTGTTAACAAATAA